From Thalassospiraceae bacterium LMO-JJ14:
TCGGCGCCGACATCAATGTGCCGGTCTCTCCCACAACGGTGTGACGAGGATCTCGTCTTCATTCGGGATCATTACAGATGCCGGTGAAACGGTCAACATGACCCGGTGTGTAACTTACTGCAACCGGTCCTGAATTGCTTTGCGGTTATATTCGACCTGATCCTTGGTCAACTCGAAGCCGCTATAGATCAGATAATAGTTGTTGCGAATTTCCGGCGTGATCGGAATTTCCACCGTTGTCGGCGGCGGCAGAACGACGAGCTTCGTTCTGTTCCCCTTGAAAGAAACGGTCATTGTCAGGGGTTCACGATAAAGGATGTTCTTTTTTGGATCGGTGACGATAACGAAATAAGGAAGCGACGCCGTCTGTGTAGCATTGGCCGGGCCCATTTCAGCCGCAATGACAGGCGCGACTTCGACGAGCATCTTTCCGGCGTTGGTGTCGTTATCGATATCGGTTATGCAGCCAAGCTGCATTTCGCCGATCTGTGCACGAACCTCAACATCTGTAATGTCACGGCCGGGGCCGTCGCGGAATTTTGTGATCGTGGCGGCATCTTCAAGAACAAAGTAATCGGGACACTGCAGGACAGTCTTCTTTTCCGTGAACGGAACATTGACGTTTTCACATGCGACAAGCGTGATTGCCGCCAGGACCGCGAATATTCCGGGATAAAGGCGCATTGTCACAGGTCCGAATGCGTGCCGTCGCAGAATGGCTGGTCTGAAGTTTGCTTGCAGCCGCACAAATATGCGGTTTCGCTCTTTTCAGCAGTAAAGACAACAGGCGCCATGCCGACTTCCTTGTGCTTGCCGTCGCAGAACGGCTGGGTCGAACTTAACCCGCAGGCACACCACGCGTACTTTTTACCTTCGACAAGTTCGACGGCGTAAGGTTCTTTCTGTGCAATCGTCGGGCCTGCCATGGGGTATCCTTTCCTTGTATTGTCAGGCGGAAATGTAAAGGACGCTTGGCTGGGCGACAAGCAATGGTCTCTTCAACGCCCGAAGCCCTGGTACTCAAGGGGCACTTGGCGCACGCCCCCGGCCCGGATCGACAAGGCTGATCAGGGTGGCGGCGAGCTTGGCGAGGGTCCGCGAGCGGCTCCAGGCGTTGTCGATATGCCGCGCAATTGCAATGCCATGCCCAAAAGCGCCCCATGCAGCATCATTCTCACCGTTGATGGCGTGACCTTCCGCGATATCCGCGAACATCCATACCCGGCTCAAATCTCCGGGAATATCGTCGGTTGCCGCCTGCGCCAAAGACTCGGTGTTCGACCAGGCATCATCGCCTACGGCTTGCTGACGGGCGGCGATCAGCCAAAGCGTATGCGCCTTGAGCCGGCGGTCATCGATTAATTCAGCGGCTTCGACGGCGCGTTTTGCCGCTGTCCTGAATGCCGCCATGCTGTTCTCACCGGTATCAGCCTTGTCGCCGTGGATTTGCGTCAGGGCAAGGGAGATGCGGCTGATGGCGAATGATCTCGCATATGGCCGGTCAATCCGGTCAATTGCCGCGAAAGCAAGCTCCAGTGTCGTGTCGGCATCATCAATACGTCCGGCATGTGCCTGCGCCAGTGCAATCCGGCCCAGCAGGATGGCCCGATAACGGACGTTCTCTATGCCGGAAGCCGTTGCCAGGGCGGCAACTGCATCGCCGGCCCGGGCCTGTGCCTCGGCGGCGGACATCAGGACGGGGATCTTGTCCGACGGGCTTGATACGGCATCCAGCATCTCAAGGGCACGCGCGGTTTCTTCCATGTCGGCCAATGCCGATGCAACGTATCGGATACCGGCGCTTTTGGAACTGTCGCGCGGCAGTGCGCGGGCATCCTGTTCGGCGATTTGCAGTTCGATCTCGGCCAGATCGCGGGCGTCGGCTTGGGCATAGATAACGGCGGCGCGGGCTCTGAAGGCGATTTGTTTCAACTTGTCGCCGACGTCATCGATATCGGACAGCAGTCTTTCCAGGGTTTTTTGCGCATCGCCCTTGTCGCCGCGGCGAACCTGAATTTCGGCGATGGCGGCAAGGGCATCGGCCTGTTTTTCACGGTCGGGAATGATTCCCGCGGCGGCCAGCGCATCGTCTGCCCGCCCCGTCGCGGCCTGGGCCTCGGCTATGTCGCGAAGGGCCACCATGACAAGTCGCGGGTCCTTGATCCGGGCCGCAGTCTCCATCGCCTTTTCACCCAGTCCGGCACGCGCCTCGGCGATCAGGATTTCCCCGAGGGCCCAGTCGCGAAGCTCCGCTTTGGCAATGGCTTTCGCACTCTCAAGCGCTTCGGCGAGCAGGCACAGCGTCGTCGGGCTTTTGAAACAGGCGGATGCATCGCGAGTCGGGTCGGCGGTCTCGCCGGTGTTATCGGTTTTCATCAGGTCGCGGGTGGCCGGATGGTTCATCAGTTTTGAGCGGGCATCCTTGATGCTTTGCGAACGGGCATCCTCGAGCTGACGCATCAGTTTGCGCACACCGACGGCGTATTCCAGTTTGCCGATCAAATCCATGGTGATGCGGCCAGACGGATCGATTCCGTTGGCGCGCTGGTAAATGCGAATGGCGGCGCGGGTCGATTTGTCGAGAACGCCGTCTTCCGGCCCAAGGTACAGGCCCAGCTTGGACAAAGCCTGCTGGGCGCGGCGAACCATCGGGCTGGGCTGTGTGCGCGAAGCTGCGGCAGGCTGTTCGTCCAGCGGCGGCAGGGAAGCCCGCGCAGGGATGCCGGGCAAGGCAAAAAGGCCCGCGCACAGCGCA
This genomic window contains:
- a CDS encoding CDGSH iron-sulfur domain-containing protein; protein product: MAGPTIAQKEPYAVELVEGKKYAWCACGLSSTQPFCDGKHKEVGMAPVVFTAEKSETAYLCGCKQTSDQPFCDGTHSDL
- a CDS encoding peptidoglycan-binding protein; its protein translation is MRRTGYILKARYAAVLALCAGLFALPGIPARASLPPLDEQPAAASRTQPSPMVRRAQQALSKLGLYLGPEDGVLDKSTRAAIRIYQRANGIDPSGRITMDLIGKLEYAVGVRKLMRQLEDARSQSIKDARSKLMNHPATRDLMKTDNTGETADPTRDASACFKSPTTLCLLAEALESAKAIAKAELRDWALGEILIAEARAGLGEKAMETAARIKDPRLVMVALRDIAEAQAATGRADDALAAAGIIPDREKQADALAAIAEIQVRRGDKGDAQKTLERLLSDIDDVGDKLKQIAFRARAAVIYAQADARDLAEIELQIAEQDARALPRDSSKSAGIRYVASALADMEETARALEMLDAVSSPSDKIPVLMSAAEAQARAGDAVAALATASGIENVRYRAILLGRIALAQAHAGRIDDADTTLELAFAAIDRIDRPYARSFAISRISLALTQIHGDKADTGENSMAAFRTAAKRAVEAAELIDDRRLKAHTLWLIAARQQAVGDDAWSNTESLAQAATDDIPGDLSRVWMFADIAEGHAINGENDAAWGAFGHGIAIARHIDNAWSRSRTLAKLAATLISLVDPGRGRAPSAP